From a single Phacochoerus africanus isolate WHEZ1 chromosome 11, ROS_Pafr_v1, whole genome shotgun sequence genomic region:
- the REN gene encoding renin, which produces MDRWSSMPCWGLLLVLWGSCTFGLPADTGAFSRIFLKKMPSIRESLKERGVDMARLGAEWSQFSKRLSFGNRTSPVVLTNYLDTQYYGEIGIGTPPQTFKVIFDTGSANLWVPSTKCSPLYTACEIHSLYDSSESSSYVENGTEFTIHYGSGKVKGFLSQDLVTVGGFTVTQTFGEVTELPLIPFMLAKFDGVLGMGFPAQAVGGVTPVFDHILSQKVLKEDVFSVYYSRNSKNSQLLGGEIVLGGSDPQYYQDSFHYVSISKTGSWQIKMKGVSVRSATLLCEEGCMVVVDTGASYISGPTSSLRLLMETLGAKELSTDEYVVNCNQVPTLPDISFHLGGRAYTLTSADYVLQDPYNNDDLCTLALHGLDVPPPTGPVWVLGASFIRKFYTEFDRRNNRIGFALAR; this is translated from the exons ATGGACCGGTGGAGCAGCATGCCGTGCTGGGGACTCCTGCTGGTGCTTTGGGGCTCCTGCACCTTCGGTCTCCCTGCAGACACTGGCGCCTTCAGTCG GATCTTCCTCAAGAAAATGCCCTCAATCCGGGAAAGCCTGAAGGAGCGAGGCGTGGACATGGCCAGGCTGGGTGCTGAGTGGAGCCAGTTCAGCAAGAGACTCTCCTTTGGCAACAGAACCAGCCCCGTGGTCCTCACCAACTACCTGGAT ACCCAGTACTATGGCGAGATCGGCATTGGCACCCCGCCACAGACCTTCAAAGTCATCTTCGACACAGGCTCGGCCAACCTCTGGGTGCCCTCCACCAAATGCAGCCCTCTCTACACGGCCTGTG AGATTCACAGCCTCTACGACTCCTCGGAATCCTCCAGCTATGTGGAAAATGGGACGGAATTCACCATCCACTATGGGTCCGGGAAGGTCAAAGGCTTCCTGAGCCAGGACCTAGTGACT GTGGGCGGATTCACAGTCACACAGACGTTTGGAGAGGTCACAGAGCTGCCCCTGATCCCCTTCATGCTGGCCAAGTTCGATGGTGTTCTGGGCATGGGCTTCCCTGCTCAGGCCGTCGGCGGGGTCACCCCCGTCTTTGACCACATCCTCTCCCAGAAGGTGCTGAAGGAGGACGTCTTCTCCGTCTACTACAGCAG AAATTCCAA GAATTCCCAGTTGCTGGGGGGAGAGATTGTGCTGGGCGGCAGTGACCCCCAGTATTACCAGGACAGTTTCCACTACGTGAGCATCAGCAAGACTGGCTCCTGGCAGATCAAAATGAAAGG GGTGTCTGTGAGGTCGGCTACCTTGCTCTGTGAGGAGGGCTGCATGGTGGTGGTGGATACCGGGGCATCCTACATCTCAGGTCCCACTAGCTCCCTGAGGCTGCTCATGGAGACCCTGGGGGCCAAGGAGCTGAGCACGGATGAA TATGTTGTGAACTGTAACCAAGTGCCCACACTCCCCGACATCTCCTTCCATCTCGGAGGCAGAGCCTACACGCTCACCAGTGCGGACTACGTCTTACAG GACCCCTACAATAACGATGATCTGTGCACACTGGCCCTCCACGGTCTGGACGTTCCACCGCCCACCGGACCTGTCTGGGTCCTTGGTGCCAGCTTCATCCGCAAGTTCTACACGGAGTTTGATCGACGTAACAATCGCATTGGCTTTGCCCTGGCCCGCTGA